Genomic window (Poecile atricapillus isolate bPoeAtr1 chromosome 10, bPoeAtr1.hap1, whole genome shotgun sequence):
ATCCCTACCCCACCAAGGGCGAGAAGATCATGCTGGCCATCATCACCAAAATGACCCTCACCCAGGTCTCCACCTGGTTCGCCAACGCGAGGCGGCGGCTCAAGAAGGAGAACAAAATGACCTGGACCCCACGAAACCGCAGCGAGGAcgaggaggaagaagagaacaTCGACCTGGAAAAGAACGACGAGGACGAGCCTCAGAAACTGGAGGACAAGGGGGACCCCGCGACTCCGGACACAGGTAAGACAGCGGGCTCGGCCGGGTCACCGGGGCCGCGCCCTCGGGGCTGCCCCCGGCCCGGTGCGGCTGTGGCGGGCGGCCTGTTCCCCGAGCGGGCAGCCGGGGCGGGGGGTGCCGGCGGGCAGCTCTGCGGGCCTGGCCATGGCGGGGACCGAGGGGTGGGCGGCGAAGTGTGTGGGCGGGTTTGGGGGCGCAGGGCGAGCCCGAGAGCTGTCCCCCCACCCCTGTCCTTTCTCCCCCTACCAGGAGCGGCGGATCCCAAGGCAGCGCCGGGCTGCGAGCGCCTCCAGGAGTCCCCCGGCCCCCGGGAGGCCGAGAGCGGCCTCAGCGACTCGGATTGCAAAGAGCTAGCGGAGGAGAGGCTCGACGGGCCGCCCGGCCCCCACAAGGCGCCCGGTGCTTCCCCGCTGGGACCGTGCCCGGCGGGCCGCGGGCCGCCGCCGGCGGGCGGCGAGGAGCCCCCGCCGTACCGCCCTccctccgccgccgccgggccgcCGCACGCCGCCGACCTGCACCCGCTGCTGCCCGCCGCCACCGGCGCCTCCGTCATCCACTCGCCGCAGCAGGCGGCCCTCGCCAAGCCCAAGCTCTGGTCGCTGGCCGAGATCGCCACCTCGGCGGACAAGGCTAAGGAGGCCGGCGGCGAGGCGGcaccccccggccccgccgtgcTGGCCGGTGGCGGCCCGTCCCGCTCGCCGCCGCGGCCGCGCTCTCCGGCCGCGCAGTGCCCCTTCCCCAACGGGGCGGTCCTGCCCCGGCCGCTCTACTACACGGCGCCCTTCTACCCCGGCTACACGAACTACGGCTCCTTCGGGGCCCTGCACGGGCACCCGGccggcggccccgccgcagcaGCCCCCGGCGCCCACTTCAATGGATTAAATCAGACTGTCCTCAGCAGAGCCGAGAGCCTGGCTAAAGACACTAAAATGATCAGGAGCCAGTCCCAAGTAGACCTTTGCAAAGACTCACCTTACGAACTGAAGAAAGGTATGTCCAACATTTAATATCGGCTTCTCCTCCCTAACCCCTTCTGGGACTGTGgttctgttccttttctttttattttcttttttttttttttttttttttttatttttccttttttaatttatttgagagaaataataaattgctttgGCAGTTATTTTTCCAgtaccaaaagaaaaacaaaacaaacagaaaaagaccagctcccccctccctcccagcacccTCTTCAAAAGTTTATAAGAGTCTATTTGAAATGGCTGGGTCGAAACCACCCAGAAATGTCTTAAGCAAGTGAAAAGCAAATGAGTGACAcgctctctcacacacacacaaagaagaAAGATTTGTATTAAATCTTATTCTGTATATTTAATGTAgcttttttgtatttaaattgaTAATACAGTATCTTTGAAGTAAATTATGAAATCAAGACAACTGTACAGGCATTAATGTTGTTTTcgtaatataaatatatacatttctgtgtctttttccGAATTGTTTcatagttttaaaatatatatatacaagtttaatttaattttttatgcctattgtttttttttcccttgggtGTGAGTTAAACTATAATGCAAAAAcgagacaaaaaaaaaggaaataggtTATACGTAttagattaaaaaacaaaacaaaacaaacttgcAGCCGCCTTtgtaaaatgcaaatatttaattaaaagagatttttaacaGAATCAAAACCACTCTCTTTTTGCAACGGGCAGACATGTGCATAGCTGCGGAAAAATAAAAGCACGTCTTAAATGAGACGCGGGGCTCCACTGAGGACCTCACAGTAGTACCTGAAGCCTTTTTGGAAGTGGCaggaaatttttaaaaggtcGGGGGCTCCGGAAGCGAGAGCCGGCCGCGGGGCCAGgagaggcggcggcagcgggacGGGGCAGGGTGCGGGAGGGACGCTGTTCCCAGAGGTGAAGGCTTAAATCAGGCCACGCACAAAAGCACTTGTTAGAAACACCAAATCGAAGCGCAGTCCCATCTTTTAACCTAATTACTTCCAATCAGTGTCGTGTTTTATGCAAAGCAATCAGCTGGTGAACTTTGCTAATGAGTTCGATTTTCTGCCAGATTTAGCCCGCGTCGCTGCAGCAGCGGTGCTGCGGCGGCAGCCGGGGCCGCCGACTGCCCGGGCAAATGCGCTCGGTGCGGCGGGGGCGGCCGTggcccctttcccttcccccgctgcccccgccgGCGCTCAGcgccgctgtccccgggctgggGCGGTCCCGGCGGGGCCCGCGGGCGCGCAGCCCCGCGCAGGGCCGGCCGCGGGCGCGGTGCTCCCGGCGCTGGCAGGTAGGTGTCACACTCGGCCCGGCTTTGGCTCCCGCCGCCCGCTCGGCCGTGCGGGAGTCCCGCGGGGCCGCGCTCCGCTCCGCGCTGAGCCCGCAGAGCCGCGGCTGATGGTGGGACAGGGGCCGCGCCGCCGGGACCATCCCAGGCACCGGACGTCCCTGGGGTGAGGGCACAGAGAGCGCCCCGAGCCCCCTCCGCGCCGTTTTGCCGATCCACAGCCCGAGGCAGGGGGAAGCGGGTCCCCGAGAGGATTAGGGGCGCCCCAGAGCAGAACCTCCAACCAAGACTCAGTTCCCGTTCGTGCGGCTGCCCGAGCGGCCCCAGTCCCCTGCAAAGAAATAAAGGCGAGGACTGTTCCAGCAGCCGGCTTTCGGGACGGGTCTCTCCTTGTTCaatgtggattttgggggtgtcaGCTGCACGCCGACATCGACACTGCTGATGTGATGGGAGTATGACTGGGACCTCTGGGGCTAGTGCCGAGATACCCCTCCGTTTGCTTGGAGTTTTTTCTTTATGAGGCAGATAATTATTCTGTAATCTCTTCAACTTTGTCAGAACCATTTATTAGCTGTAACAGGTTTATTCATGCATATTTACATTTTACGGGATTTCAAATAGTAGTTTGTATTTTGAGTTTTAAAGATGCAGTCCATGTTCGCTTGGTTATACGATTTTTTTGTAGATAATCTGGTTTAAAATCAAAATTGTTTCAACTGGATGTGCAAAGAATCAAATATTCCTGGGATGATAGTAtgttattttgtaattttattaatgataaatgattttttaaaagacGCTCGGATTCCTCCGTTGGATATTTCATTTCCAGTCGGTGAGACCTGCAGGGAGGCGTATTTTTCGCGCAGCAGTGAGCTTTACTGGACTCACCTGCCTTGTTTAAACGGGATAAAGTTTTCGCGGCGAGGGGCAGGGTAGAGCTGGCCCGGGTAGAAGCAGCCCCGATGTGCGGGGTTGGAGGCAAAGCGCCGCGGGCCCCGTCCCCCCGGCGGAGATCGCCTCCGGCTGAACTCGGAGAAACTCCCTAGCGCCCTGTGCTAGAGGGAGCGACAAAGCCCCTCAGGACCGTGCTCCCGAGACAACAGGTTCTGCAGAGGAACGACTGCCTCAAAATTAATAGGTTTCAATTATTCATCTagttatggattttttttaaattgtcgTGCTACCTTTCCTCAGCTGATCTTCCGATCTCTGAAAAAGCTATTTTGCAAAGCAGCTTAGGAGCTTCGCTCGTTCAAAAGCCCTATTCCTTATACTCAGGGCTATTCTGAATAGTTCTATTAGCGATCTCAATACGGTTTTCGTTTGATGTATAAATTCCTAAGGGAATTAACCGTTTCCTTTAGGTTGCAGCCTGTCGCCTATTTTAAACCATAACTATTATTGTAGCCCAAACCATTTCATACAACAATTTTATTCATCACCCTTTTCCCCTGGCACAGGAGATAATACTGTATAGCCATTCTTTAACATAAGCACGAATTTACCAGTTTCTTTTCCGTAACGGAGTAGGGGGGAGGGGGCAGCGTTcgcctttttttgcctctggCATGTTAatttcttgttaaaaaaaaaaaaataataaaaagaagtgAGGgtatcataaaataaaaataacgCCTGCTGCCAGTTAGAGCTGCAGTAGGTTACgcggagc
Coding sequences:
- the LOC131582771 gene encoding collagen alpha-4(IV) chain-like, whose translation is MEDIMAAINQSQKFQKSLSIFHQEDNDVKGVAERSHPPAVYVEGEDAVFTQLTISRDGCRTRGGTRGDCSNGEQFWWREEGKSINCHVGRSLPPPAVARVRSYVRYLRPRRAALRGAPRRSAAAELHASLSPSLDLRGLGPLGQPHERELSLGWRFCSGAPLILSGTRFPLPRAVDRQNGAEGARGALCALTPGTSGAWDGPGGAAPVPPSAAALRAQRGAERGPAGLPHGRAGGGSQSRAECDTYLPAPGAPRPRPALRGAARPRAPPGPPQPGDSGAERRRGQRGKGKGPRPPPPHRAHLPGQSAAPAAAAAPLLQRRGLNLAENRTH
- the IRX5 gene encoding iroquois-class homeodomain protein IRX-5 isoform X2, whose translation is MSYPQGYLYQPSASLALYSCPAYSTSVISGPRTDELGRSSSGSAFSPYAGSTAFTAPSPGYNSHLQYGTDPAAAAAAAFTSYVGSPYDHTPGMAGSLGYHPYAAPLGSYPYGDPAYRKNATRDATATLKAWLNEHRKNPYPTKGEKIMLAIITKMTLTQVSTWFANARRRLKKENKMTWTPRNRSEDEEEEENIDLEKNDEDEPQKLEDKGDPATPDTGAADPKAAPGCERLQESPGPREAESGLSDSDCKELAEERLDGPPGPHKAPGASPLGPCPAGRGPPPAGGEEPPPYRPPSAAAGPPHAADLHPLLPAATGASVIHSPQQAALAKPKLWSLAEIATSADKAKEAGGEAAPPGPAVLAGGGPSRSPPRPRSPAAQCPFPNGAVLPRPLYYTAPFYPGYTNYGSFGALHGHPAGGPAAAAPGAHFNGLNQTVLSRAESLAKDTKMIRSQSQVDLCKDSPYELKKGMSNI
- the IRX5 gene encoding iroquois-class homeodomain protein IRX-5 isoform X1 — its product is MFRAEFHSSFFPFPFFVSISFLLPFYFCPSSPPPPYFFFFVSFFIFFSSSLYFFLLPSLGREVRPSPAGRLGPAGCLPRSQRGGEGSGPPAAVRPHAALPTCFSAPAFGGEPLGCCRQPVVSGSRSLRAPESSRERTGGEAGQGQAPGERRRGAGRGCGQALALPLPCHCRPAAADLAPLGRSPLSPQGSPYDHTPGMAGSLGYHPYAAPLGSYPYGDPAYRKNATRDATATLKAWLNEHRKNPYPTKGEKIMLAIITKMTLTQVSTWFANARRRLKKENKMTWTPRNRSEDEEEEENIDLEKNDEDEPQKLEDKGDPATPDTGAADPKAAPGCERLQESPGPREAESGLSDSDCKELAEERLDGPPGPHKAPGASPLGPCPAGRGPPPAGGEEPPPYRPPSAAAGPPHAADLHPLLPAATGASVIHSPQQAALAKPKLWSLAEIATSADKAKEAGGEAAPPGPAVLAGGGPSRSPPRPRSPAAQCPFPNGAVLPRPLYYTAPFYPGYTNYGSFGALHGHPAGGPAAAAPGAHFNGLNQTVLSRAESLAKDTKMIRSQSQVDLCKDSPYELKKGMSNI